One genomic window of Ottowia oryzae includes the following:
- a CDS encoding YqgE/AlgH family protein, which produces MADAVQPINLTNHFLIAMPGMEDGTFAGSVVYVCEHTARGALGLIINKPGEISLGDLFEKVDLPLDRKELSVQPVFHGGPLQTERGFVLHDPVTAEGLGADESIYASTLAVPGGLEMTTSKDVLEAMSSGGGPRRVLVTLGFSSWGEGQLESEIAGNSWLTVDADTSVIFDSPIDQRYERAMRLLGLEAWMLSPDAGHA; this is translated from the coding sequence ATGGCCGATGCTGTGCAGCCGATTAACCTGACCAATCACTTCCTGATTGCCATGCCCGGCATGGAAGACGGCACTTTCGCGGGCAGCGTGGTCTATGTCTGCGAGCACACGGCGCGTGGCGCGCTGGGTCTGATCATCAACAAGCCGGGTGAGATCAGCCTTGGGGATTTGTTCGAGAAGGTGGATTTGCCGCTCGACCGCAAAGAGTTGAGTGTTCAGCCGGTCTTTCATGGTGGTCCCCTGCAGACTGAGCGCGGCTTCGTTCTCCATGACCCGGTCACGGCAGAGGGCCTGGGCGCCGACGAGTCGATCTACGCGTCCACACTGGCTGTGCCCGGCGGCCTTGAAATGACCACCTCCAAGGACGTCCTTGAGGCCATGTCGAGTGGAGGCGGCCCGCGACGCGTGCTCGTCACCTTGGGCTTTTCCTCGTGGGGCGAGGGGCAGCTTGAATCCGAAATTGCGGGTAACAGCTGGCTGACGGTAGACGCCGACACCAGTGTGATTTTCGACTCGCCAATCGATCAGCGGTACGAGCGCGCCATGCGCCTGCTGGGTCTGGAGGCATGGATGCTTTCGCCCGACGCGGGGCATGCCTGA
- the pyrR gene encoding bifunctional pyr operon transcriptional regulator/uracil phosphoribosyltransferase PyrR, giving the protein MSSLALNAEALYGDLAAGVRPLLAAQTHLVGIVSGGQWLVERLQNDLKREAPAGAISSAMHRDDFAKRGLASAAQTSLPFEVDGADILLLDDVLYTGRTIRAVINELFDYGRPARVRLAVLVDRGGRQLPIAADFAAARISLPAGQSLALARGDGGAFSFRVEGKE; this is encoded by the coding sequence ATGAGCTCATTGGCGTTGAACGCCGAGGCGCTTTACGGCGATTTGGCCGCTGGCGTGCGTCCGCTGCTGGCAGCGCAGACACACCTCGTGGGCATCGTCTCTGGCGGCCAATGGCTGGTCGAGCGGTTGCAGAACGACCTGAAACGCGAAGCCCCTGCCGGCGCGATCTCCTCGGCCATGCACCGAGACGATTTCGCCAAGCGGGGATTGGCCTCAGCGGCGCAAACCAGCCTGCCTTTCGAGGTGGATGGCGCCGACATCCTCCTGTTGGACGACGTGCTTTACACCGGCCGCACGATCCGCGCGGTGATCAACGAGCTGTTTGACTATGGGCGCCCCGCGCGCGTTCGCCTGGCCGTGCTGGTCGATCGGGGCGGCCGCCAGCTGCCTATCGCGGCGGACTTTGCGGCAGCCCGCATCAGCCTGCCCGCAGGGCAGTCGCTGGCGCTGGCGCGTGGCGACGGCGGTGCGTTCAGCTTCCGCGTCGAAGGCAAGGAGTAA
- the ruvX gene encoding Holliday junction resolvase RuvX, with protein MVPPSQASFLAFDFGLKRTGVATGNRLTRTATPQPTIRAEGDARWAPVQARIQEWQPDALVVGVPFHPDGAAHDNTRRAQRFARQLRARFGLPVYEVDERYSTTEAHAQGARDADAAAAAIILEQFLRGLS; from the coding sequence ATGGTGCCCCCCTCCCAGGCCAGCTTTCTGGCCTTTGACTTTGGCCTGAAGCGGACCGGTGTGGCGACGGGCAACCGCCTGACACGCACCGCTACGCCGCAGCCCACGATACGCGCCGAAGGCGACGCCCGCTGGGCGCCGGTTCAGGCTCGCATTCAGGAGTGGCAACCCGATGCGCTCGTGGTGGGCGTACCTTTCCACCCGGATGGCGCGGCGCACGACAACACCCGACGCGCACAGCGTTTCGCGCGCCAGTTGCGCGCGCGGTTTGGCTTGCCCGTGTATGAGGTGGACGAGCGCTACAGCACCACCGAGGCCCACGCGCAAGGCGCGCGCGACGCCGACGCGGCGGCTGCGGCCATCATCCTTGAGCAATTCTTGAGAGGACTTTCATGA